The Besnoitia besnoiti strain Bb-Ger1 chromosome Unknown contig00054, whole genome shotgun sequence genome includes a region encoding these proteins:
- a CDS encoding cytochrome b (encoded by transcript BESB_064210), with product MVLGSYVELSHPDNSIPVNRFVTPLHIVPEWYFLAYYAVLKVIPSKTGGLLVFMSSLINLALLSEIRALNTRMLIRQHFMTRNVVSGWVIIWVYSMIFLIIIGSAIPQATYILYGRLATIVYLTTGLVLCLY from the exons atggttttgggctc ctatgtcgaattatcgcacccagataactccataccagtgaaccggtttgtaactccgcttcatatcgtacctgaatggtactttttagcatattatgcggtgttaaaagtaatcccatccaaaaccggtggtttgttagtatttatgtcctctctcattaacttagctcttttatctgaaattcgagctttgaatactcgaatgttgatacgacaacattttatgactcgaaatgtagtcagtggatgggtaattatttgggtatacagtatgatcttcttgattattattggtagtgctattccacaagcgacttatatcttatatggtagattagctactatcgtata